The DNA segment agttACATGTATTGTGTAAACAGACCAATGGAATGTTTTACTAGATGAGTACAATTTTGAAACTGGTTTGCAAGATTATTGATGTTGAAtgttacatgtttttttttttaaagcagcagAAATTAATGCAAAACGCAACCGTTTTTTATTCCCATCTTTCTCTAAAGCCTACCGGGAACCTGATTATTCTTATCGCATGGCTGTGCGTTTTACCACAAAATCTTGTGTAGGAAGATATAATGACCTGCTCTTTAGACTGCTGAAGAAAATCTTGGATAATTTAATCTCTGATTTGTTGTGCCATGTCATAGAACCATCTTATAAGTGCCATTCTGTTAAAATCCCAGAGAGGGACTTCGTGTACGAGCTATTCGTAGCCTTTCAAGGTGAAACAACTTTACAATGTTCATTTTTGTGGCTTTAATTCAAAAccataataaattataaaattcattGCCATGTAACCGTGAGATAATTCCTACACAGTAAGTTGGAAATGTTTGCTAAGCGCTGGAATATACTATTGCCTGGATGTGGTTTTTAAGTCAGCATACCTCCAAATATAAtatattgtttattatttaaagTCAATATCATTTTACAGATATAAATTCTAACAGTGCAGCTCAGTTTCTGCTTACAATTTCTTCTAGAATTTTAGGAGcgatattttgttttggttttttttttttttttattaacgagtacttcttatttacatttcgaatgttattccctttcccggtttccgggccaacatccccctagctcctccccctccccttctttatgggtgttcccctccccatcctccccccattgccgccctccccccaacaatctagttcactgggggttcagccttagcaggacccagggcttccccttccactggtgctcttactaggctattcattgctacctatgaggtcagagtccagggtcagtccatgtatagtctttgggtagtggcttagtccctgaaggAGAGATGTTTTATTGTTTCTGTATTTGAGGGATTATCGAGGAAGTAACCAGACGCAGTGTATTTCTGTTCTCAAGTCTCGTATTTACTTCCATTAGCCCCCAGATGGAGTAAAGTCACAGTGCACGTGTCACTCAAACTGTACGCCTGGCTTCACCATTCTGTTTAGATAGCTGGGTTAAACGGGTGTCTGACTGCATCCCAACCAAAGCGTCCGGGGCTTTACTGAAGTGCCTGGCACTTTTTAGAAGCTGGTGTGTACCTGTCATGTTTCCTCTCCAGTGAATCCTTTTGCACCCGGCTGGAAAAGTATGTGCAATAGCTCTATGGACTGTGAGGACGTCACCAATCATAACATCCTCAAGGTGAGCTCCACAGCGAGGGGAAAGTGCTGGGGGAACCCACAGAGCTTTCGGTAAACAATTTATCCAGTTGATAGTAGTCCAAGGTAATCTTCAGGTCCacaatgagttcaaagccagcctgacctacatgaAAACCtatcatgagccaccatgtggttgctgggaattgaactcaggacctgttgaagagcagtcagtgctcttaaccagtgagccaaccccccccccagagaAATTCTGACCTACATGTACAAACCatggtgtgtatgcacatacatatgtgcgcacacacacaaacacacaaacacacacactctatatatatcaaaatattactCTAGTTTCTTAAGgaataatttacatttatttcttctaaattttttaaattatgtttttgtgtgcGTACGTCACACTTACATGCTAAAGAACACATGCTAACATTTGAAGACCGCTGGCAGGAATcggctctctccttcctctgtatgGGTTCCTGGAGTCAAATCCAGTCATCTGGTTTCTCAGCGGatgcctttaccactgagccatcctgacAGCCccctgatgttttgttttgttttgttttgtttaaagattttattttattgtatatgagtacactgtagctgccttcagacacaccagaagagggcatcagatctcattacagatggttgtgagccaccatgtggttgctgggatttgaactcaggacctcaggaagagcaatcggtgctcttaaccactgagccatctctccagcccctccccctgaCGTTTTTATTATGGAGAAATAGTtacagcacagagagagagatccttgacAAGCtctaggagtcagttctctccttccagtggACCTCAGGATGGAGCTCAGGACATCTGGCTTGGCGGCAAGCACCCTCACCGCCGGAGCCATTTCACCGTCCACTTCGGTCTTTTGAATGGAAGTTGTTGCTCTAATCGTACCTCTGGCATATCAGATAGCTCCCAGGCTCCTGTTGTATATTTCATTTATAACAGAAAAGGGGATCCCCTGtcggttagttagttagttagctggttagttagttagttagttagttagttagttagttttatTTGGGTAGTTTTACacaggacttctctgtgtagctctgtcctagaactctagctcggtagagcaggctggcctctacctccagagtgctgggagcaAAGCCGTGAGCCACCACGGCCTAGCTTCATTTTCTAAATGGTCAAGCAGTGGCCTGAAGAAAAACCTCACAGTCAGGTTACCACAGGTTAAAGCTGTGGTTCTATCCGAGTCGCATCTATAGGAAGTGTGGCAGTTGTTCTGCCAGGCGTTCCAGAGCTGAGAGCATGGGCAGGAAATGTCTCTACTCTCCCGTCTTGCTCCCTAGTCCGTGCCTATAACGTTTTGTGCGGTTTATAAGAAGTACTCAGTTGGGCTTAGGCAGTGTTACAGTTTGTCCCTAAGCCAGGCTCACATAGTCAGTTTGTAATGCTGACTAAAGCTTTGATTTCTATTTTACTGGGCTCTTTTTCAtttatgtgttctctctctctctctgtgtgtgtgtgtgtgtgtgtgtgtgtgtgtgtgtgtgtgtgtgtgtgtgtgtgtgtgtttgcctgcatgtgtatctgtgtgccgCATGCTTGCCTActgcctgaggaggccaggatAAGGCATGTGAtcgaccccctggaactggagttacaaacagttgtgggctgccgtgtgggtgctgggaattgagcccaggtcctctggaagagcagccagtgctctttaccgctgagccacctctccagcatcttgcctctttttttgttttgggggttttgttggtgctttttttttttcctttttaaaaactggagggatggggggagctagagagatggctcagcggttaagcgcaccaactgctcttccagaggtcctgagttcggttcccagcaaccacatggtggctcacaaccatctgatgccctcttctggtgtgtctgaaaacagttacagtagtgtactcatatacataaaataaataaataaaatctttaaaaaaaataaccatgggGAGTGAGAGATCATGTTTAGTCTATGAAAAAGGCAGACAATTCAGAGGTAGCTtttatccatgtgtgtgtgtgtgcatgctcgtgagtgtgcacacatgggaGTGTATTAGGCTGCAGTACAACCTCAGATACCAGCCTCGGGACCACCGTCTCCtccttggagacagggtctctgcctGATGAGACTTGGCTATCTGACCAGCAAAGCCACAggaatccttctgtctctaccttcccagcCCTGAGATTACAAGCAAGGAAAGTTTTTGGCCAACTGAGCCATCCattgccccccccacacacacacacacacaaacaaggttttttaaaaattactttatgtatatgagtacactgtacgagcattggatcccatcacagatggttgtgagtcaccatgtggttgctgggaatggaactcagaacctctggaagagcagtcggtgctcttaaacgctgagccatctctccaggcacccccccacccccccacaacAAGTTTTTATAACTTTTCCTTAGTCACTCCCTGTGTAAATTAACAATAATTAGTAAAGCCAAAGATACTAATTTTAGGCTTTAACATAGATCTTAAAGGCTTCCTCTAATGGCATCTTGCTCTAATGAGCAAAAAATAGTTCTCCTGGGTTTTACGGCCTGTGTATCATGAGAAGGATTTTGACGGTTGGATTTGGTAATGATAATTTTCCTCTGGTGCATCCAAACCATAGGCACGAGATCGGATAGAAGAGTTTTTTCGGAGCCAAGCTTACATCCTGCACCACCACTTTAATATAACTGTCCCAGCTATGCACTTCGTGGACCACAGTTTCCAAGTAACTCGCATAGACAACTGTCGGCCAGGCTTTGGGAAAAACGAAGGTCTACACAGCAACTGTGCTAGCTGTTGCGGTAATTAAACCATACAAATACCCAAGTGTCCGTACACCCCAGAGTCTATTGAGCTGAATCTCTTCGTCGATTCTTCCACAGAAcagagaagtaaaaaaaaaaaaaaaaaaaaaaaaaaacaaacctggaaGGCCAAATTTCTACATACAATCACCCTAATGTCTATTCTCCACACTGGTCACTCTTGTATTACAAAACCCTTCCAGAGTGTTCTGACACAGGATACTGTTCTGTGCAGGAGAGCAGAATGGTTCTGCCTGGGAGACGGGGCTAGGGAGCAGAGGGTAGAAACTGCAGACAGGCACTTAGAAACGAAGCGTGGAGAAGGTCTTGCAAACGCTGACAGAAAGGAAAATCTAGTCGTCTAGCTCTCCTGTTTTCACATTATAATGTTTGAGGCCTCTTTACAACTTAATGGGCTGGGTAGCCGGTATAGAAACGGTGTTAACACTGAAGACATTTTGTATTGCTGACACGAGGTGTCTACAAACTATTGACCGACAGCCTGCGCTTCCCTTGCAGTGGTCTGTAGTCCTGGAACGTTCAGTCCCGATATGGATGTCACCTGTCAGACCTGTGTTTCTGCCCATGTCTACGGAGCCAAAGCTTGCCCATAAACGCCAAGAACAGAGGCGAACGCATGGTTGTTTGCCTCTGAAGGTGGAGGCAAAGATCCGCTCGCATCGGAGAGCATCGTAGATGCCTCTGTAAAGGAAGATCCGTAAGAGCAAAGCTCCGGAAGTACGCATTCTAGAAACAGCAGAAAGCAGTTGCCGTGGACAACCAACAGTAGGTTCTGAGAAGGCCTTTACCTCAGTGCCTCGGTGTACAAGGGGGAGTTCAAGTGTTAGTCGACGCTCTAAATGGATATGTTCTGTTTTCTACAAACTGAAACATGCTTTGTACTTGATATTAAGGTCAAAAAGAGTAGCAAAGTAtactataataaaaaattttctattttccgtatattaatttGTTTGAAATGGCTTCTATCAAGACATATATGATACCCCCGTTAATCTGTTTCTTAGATGTATTTTCTATGTATGGTTATTTTgccagcatgtgtgtctgtgcaccacatgcacgcTTAGAACCTTCAGAGATCAAAAGAAGGCATCGGATTCCCCCAGAATTGGATTTAGAGAAGGTTGTGAATCAttgtgtgggagctgggaattgaacccaggtcctctgggagaacagccagtgttcttacccactgaaccatctctccaagaACCACAGGACTTTGGAAATTATAATTAAATGCATGGTAATGTGTTCACCCTTTTGGCTTCACACAAAATGGTATCACCGCCCTGGAAACCCACCATGCTTCACCTGCtcctctctccacccctccctccGTCCTGAGTCTCTGGCAACTCCTGTTCACCTTCTTCTTGTCTTCCCTTAAGTGCCGTGTAGTTGGGATTATACGATGCGTGACCCTTCAGACCGGCTTCTCTTCGGTCGGCGCTCCGCGTCTCGGGTCCCTTTGTGTCTTCTCGTGACTTCATGGCTTATTTTTCCTGCGGAGAGCTTTCCAGGGTGTGGACAAAGCCGCCACGAACATGAGTGCGCAAGTCTGTGTGGACGCAGTTCTCTGCTCGGCCGAGTTAACACTGAGGAGCACGGTTGGTGGCTGAGATGGTGACTGTCTAGTTTTGTAAGAGACAAACCAAAGTAGCTTACCATCTCATGGCCTCGTTCCTTCTCCTCACCAGCGTTCAGTACTGTGGGTTTGGGGGTGAGGGCTGACTACTCTAATGGAGTGAGGggttcctttttgttttaatccaaatCCCTCTAGCCATCGGATGCTAAGCGTCTTCTCCGGGGGTTGCTCGCTCTGCTTGTGTTCCTTAGTCATTCTGTGGTGTCCAGATCTTTTTGCCAGTTTTAATTGGATTGTCTGTCTTCCTGGTGAGATCTAGGAGTTCCTTGTATGTTCTGGTTCAGAATTTTAGACACCTCTACAAAGATGTCCACTCTTCCTGGGGTTTGTGCCTCATTCCCTTCCCAGTGTCTCACGGAGCAGTTTTAATATCAGTGAATCCACCGTCCACTTGTCTGTTCTTCAGTCAGTACCATGCTGTCTTGTCTCATGGGTATCTGACTTGAAGAACTTTCTTCAGCATTATGTTAGTGACCCTGCACTTGCTGACCCGATCGTAGAATTGTCCGTTAGCCTGTTACTGTGATGCATTAATTCAGAAGTCATCCTAAGTTCAAGGCAGGGAGTTCCCAGCAAGCCTGTGCTACAGTGAGACTGTCACCCAAAAGGAATACCCAAATGTGTGTTTGAATAAACCCTTGCTTGTCATTGTGTATAAATTCTTAACACATTATCTTTCCCGAGACACAATAGCATTATGGGTTTTGGAAATCTGGGCGCTTGTTTTGCCTCACTGTTGGTTTGCTTGTCTGTTTGGCCTGTTTTGGTTTGAGTTACAGTGGTTTCGTTTGGCACCactagggatggaacccaaggcctCACAGATACTAACAAGTACTCTACCACGGAGACTACCTGTGGCCGAAAAAAAGTAACGCCTCCATTCCACTGTGTCCTGGCAACTGCCTTTTACCCATGCTGCACGGATAGACGCGGCTCTCTGCCCCTGTATTTACGGGGCTGCCACTTAGTTTAGCTCAGGACAGGGgtacttttccttcttttgtttctagGTATCATTTTAGagtcaaggaagaaaggaagagaggtgcATGCAGGGCTTCAAATGGCCCTGGCTTTCTCAGTGCCAAGCAGACTTAGTCAAGCTTTGATGAGTTGTTGACACCTACTGGTTTACAGTTTGTAAAATGAGGTTAACAAAATGCAACAGCTACTAACTTGCAGTAGTCATGGTAACTAATTAGCTACAGCTACTAACTAGCAGTAGTCATGGTAACTAGCTACAGCTACTAACTAGCAGTAGTCATGGTAACTAATTAGCTTATTGTTAGATTAGATAAGCCTTGTACTTTTCCCTTGTAAATAATCCAGAGTTACTTTGTATTATAATTTCTTGGGGAGGCAATTAGGAAAGAAGTGCCAGCTCAGTGCAGGTCAGTGACAGAAAGCCGGTGCCAGCCTTTTATGTACCAGGCTCTAGATTCAATTCCTGGaaccagacaaaaattaaaaagcagttaATAAAGAGCAGTCACCGAAGTGAAGTCACAAAGGGTCAAATTCCAAAGTTGCTATTCAAGGCCTTGCTCTGGTGGCTGTCATTTCCATATTGACAGACAGATAGgatagatttacaaccactccacagtaatcccagcacccagggagGAGGTCAAGGACAGCCTGTGCTTCGtgagacactgtgtgtgtgtgtgtgtgtgtgtgtgtgtgtgtgtgtctatgtctatgtgcgcctgtgtgtgtacCCATATGTGTGTACccatatgtgtgtgcctatgtatgtgcctgtgtgtctgtgtctgtgtgtgtttatgtgtgtgcctgtgcatgtgcctgtgtgtgcctgtgtgtatgcatgagagagagagatctaaaaaTCTCAGCTCTAGCCATTTCCTCTTACCAAACTCATTTCTGCCTCCTGGGCAAATACATTGATTCCTTGTATAGAAAAAGCCCTtcttgggctggagggatggctcaacggtttaagagcactgactgctcttccagaggtcctgacttcaattcccagcaaccacatggtggctcacaaccatctgtaatgggatctgatgccctcttctggtgtgtctgaagacagctacagtgttgtactcaaataaaaagtgaataaataaaaagtgtttaaaaaaaaaaagaaagaaagaaaaagccattcttcctttcctccctccctcccttcgttttgtgtgtacatgttttgttttgttttgtttttttcagagctggggaccgaacccagggccttgcacttgctaggcaagcgctcttccactggtGTGTACATGTTTTAAAGACACCAGCTCACTCTTAGCCTGGGTTAGCCTTGGATTCGTCGCACTTCTGCCTCAGCGCCCAGGTTGCAGGGATTATAAGATTACAGCTGCCACACCTCCTGTATTTTGATTAGATGTCACTAGTACCCCACTTTCTTCCTTAAGTGCCCCTCCCACTGCTAATTTATCAAGCAgtcatttatattctttttttttccttcggaactggggaccgaacccagggccttgcgcttcctaggcaagcgatctaccgttgagctaaatccccaaccccgtcatttATATTCTAAAGCCTGACTGTAAGTTGAAGGGATTGTATCAAGTAATGTCTGGGTGAGGCAGCTGCTCTGGGATCCCAGCTCTGAGGAGGCACAGGTGGCAAGACTGCAGtgaggctgaggccagcctggctacagagtgagtgagactctgtctgaaaTGTAAAATGTAATATGATCTGTAATACCTCTCCAGCACTGATCGAAGCTTGCTAGCTTGTCTTGTTCCCCATTAAATAAGGAACGAATGAGAAGAAACATGCAGCACCCTTCCATCTGCTGTCCTGGGTTTGCGTATGCATGTACCTGGGTATATGTGAGagggtgtgtatggtgtgggtgTTCAGTGCCTTCTGacgcacatacatgtgcatgcttaTGGATACCAGAAGTCGGTCTTTCTTACATATTCTTCTGGCTACCTACCTTGcattgttttgtttagttgtgttgtgttgtattcAAAACCACATCTCACTAGGACCTGAAGTTTGCCAACTCAGCTAGCCTGGCCGGTTAGTGAgacccagggatcctcctgtctctgtttctctgcacTGAGGTTAGGAGCacgtgctaccacacccagctataTATTTCTACGTGTTCGTCTACCTTGCTTTGTCTTAGTCTGTGTGGGAGGGCACACGTCAGTGTGGATGCTCCAGAGGCCACAGGAGGGCGTGCTTTGGCTCCTCTGGAGGTGGGCCCTCAGGCAGTCATGAGTCAGTCAACATGGGTCTGGGaaacaaactctggtcctctgcaagagcagcaaatggtcctaacctctgagccctcTTCCCAGCCTCCATCACCCAGCTTttccacatgggttctgggtacCAGGCCTGGGTCCTCTCGCTAGgttggcaaacactttactacACAGATGTCTCCTTAGCCATCTTCACTTTGTGTTTCGTGATGCCGTTAGTTGATCTTTTGAGACCTGGTCTCATATAACTCAAGCGATCCTCAGACTTGTAGCTAAGAACTTTGATTTCCTAAGCCTctttcctctacctcccaagtctgCAGTTACAGGTATGTGCCTCGATGCCAGGCCTGCAacctgcccacacacacacacacacacacacacacacacacacacatacacacacacacactttgatagCTAAAGCCATTAAGTCTGCATCCAGAGGTCAATTTTTGACTCCCCTGCTCActtaatataaatttatttattttatgtacataagtacactgtcactgtcttcagacacaccagaagagggcatcggatctctttacagatggttgtgagccaccatgtggttgctgggaattgaactcaggacctctggaggagcagtcagtgctcttaagcactgagccacctctccagccctgactgtTTATTCTGAGCTTTGAAATGGTTTCTTGGTGGTTTACTGAGTCACATTCCTCCACCCAGAGAAGCCTAGTCCAAAATAACCTGTGTAAAAATAACACGGCAAAATATAAAGGGTGTGCAGAACAGTCAGTCACTAAGTGAAGCCAGTCCTCTCTCTCATTAGCATAAAAAGGTCCTGAGATGGCGCCACAGCTAATCTTTACATCGTTCAGTGGAAACAAACTGTAAAGCGTCCTCACAGTGAAGCAGAGAGAGTCCCAGCTCTCTTTCGTCCTGAGTCTGTAAGGAGTCAGGTGGCACATAACTGTCGTCTGCCAAGCATCGCTGTTACATAATGTTCTGACCTTTGCACTGGCATAAGGGTAGTTTCCAACACCAGCAGGTTACTAATGACAGAGGGACACTcgggtcccatttgtttggtgtgaTGTCCATCCGACCAGCTGTAGTGCTACTAGGCCTAAGCTTTAACAGTGGGAGTCTTGCCTGCCTGTCTTGTGGATGCTTTCGCTTGAAACTGCTAAGGATATTAGTGCATACCTTAGCTCCGATAATACACTTTAGTCAAATGTTCTGGCCATATGCCAAACACCATTGAAGTAAGAGAAAATCACGGATCAtacaaattttattaaataacacAATTTCaatgatgactcagcagttaagagccctatctcctctttcagaggacctggatttgatcccagcactcatatggtgtctcacaaccatccataaccctggttccagggcatccagtgtCTTCTTCTGCCCTCTCTCACATCAGGCACAAAAGTGGCACACGGACAGACACAAAGGCAAAATACACAAGTcaatcctttttgtttgtttgtttaaagaataCCATTGTTTGAACATTTATGCTCCACCACCCTGCTAGCAAGCTTATCAGACTACTTGGGAAGAGAAGACTAATAGTTTATGAACTTTCCAACCAATCATAAAGTCTCCTACAAGAGTCAATGTCTAGGCCCCAGTCACTGCTCTGTGAATTACTAGATAGACTTTAACATCACATTCCTGCTTGTCAGCTCTGTGTGAACTTCCTCAATGTCCAGAGCTGTGCCAGGGCTTGCTAGGTCACTGCTGAcagggagggcagaggagagaaggagggcagggaggagtaAGTGAGGTGATGGTGTTCAGGAAACCTCTGACCGACCAGCAACCAGGTACTTCTTTATTTATACAGGGTTCGCAGAGCAAAGACAGACTAATGATTATCCAAGGAGTACCGATTCTGTGGTTGATTTTCTTCATTACATATCCAGGGTTACAAGTTCaatgacaacagaaaatacagacagAGCGGATGAACagatcttattcttttttttttttttttttggttctttttttcggagctggggaccgaacccagggccttgcgcttcctaggcaagcgctctaccactgagctaaatccccaacccccagatcttattctttttttttttttttttttttttttttttggttctttttttcggagctggggatcgaaccccaGATCTTATTCTTATGACCAGCCCTATAAGTCCAGCATGAAGAATCGAAAGAATGTCTCCTCCAAAGCAAACATGTTTATTACTCGACAGTCTGCTTTTAGGCTGGCAACGTTGGTGGTTGAAAGCACTCCGGACAAACAAAATATCTGTACTGATCTTTTTATAAGCAGCAAATACTAATACCTAACTCCTTCTACCGTACATGCCATTGTCTACACTGTAAAGTAGCAAGTGTTTATTTTAGTCAATCGATCTTGTGTACTAAGTTCTCGACCCCCCGGGGGTGAACCCCGTACAACCCCCATCTTTAAACCACATTGTCAGAGAGCTCTAAGCATACTGCAAAGGGAGGCCTTGAATCTCTAACCTATTCCCCTGGCCAGTCAGAGTCTGTCAGTTGTCTCTATTTACCCTGCACCAGTTATACTGTTTGAGTTTGCTCAGGGGCAGATACCCTAGGAAGACCTCTGGAGTATAATGGCCTCATCTAGCTCTCTGCTTATCTGTGCTTAGTGATCTCCAGGACATAAGGGAGACTCCCAAATAGTGGCCAGATAGAGTTAATTTTAGGAAGAATTATTCCTAATTATTATTAGgaagaattattattaatttccGAAGAAGACTCAGACATAATTTTCTCAAGAAAAGACGTAAAATGAATCATTATGCAGAAAGTCCCCAAGAACGAAACATGCAGAGACCAAAACCCCAAAgtgagagacagaaggacagtggTGGCTGCCATCGGCTCCACTTCTCT comes from the Rattus norvegicus strain BN/NHsdMcwi chromosome 10, GRCr8, whole genome shotgun sequence genome and includes:
- the Zpbp2 gene encoding zona pellucida-binding protein 2 precursor, which encodes MLAWALLSAVLWSLAGVGSARSSLFSNEGFVYGTVGHPVKIYVKLHQTSPVLVCMDIDRASKETVDPIYLWIGPNENTLTGSSQINITNIGELVLKDFMESLSGHYSCTLSYKIVKAETQEETSLKKKYDFLVFAYREPDYSYRMAVRFTTKSCVGRYNDLLFRLLKKILDNLISDLLCHVIEPSYKCHSVKIPERDFVYELFVAFQVNPFAPGWKSMCNSSMDCEDVTNHNILKARDRIEEFFRSQAYILHHHFNITVPAMHFVDHSFQVTRIDNCRPGFGKNEGLHSNCASCCVVCSPGTFSPDMDVTCQTCVSAHVYGAKACP
- the Zpbp2 gene encoding zona pellucida-binding protein 2 isoform X5, producing the protein MDIDRASKETVDPIYLWIGPNENTLTGSSQINITNIGELVLKDFMESLSGHYSCTLSYKIVKAETQEETSLKKKYDFLVFAYREPDYSYRMAVRFTTKSCVGRYNDLLFRLLKKILDNLISDLLCHVIEPSYKCHSVKIPERDFVYELFVAFQVNPFAPGWKSMCNSSMDCEDVTNHNILKARDRIEEFFRSQAYILHHHFNITVPAMHFVDHSFQVTRIDNCRPGFGKNEGLHSNCASCCVVCSPGTFSPDMDVTCQTCVSAHVYGAKACP
- the Zpbp2 gene encoding zona pellucida-binding protein 2 isoform X1, with amino-acid sequence MLAWALLSAVLWSLAGVGSARSSLFSNEGFVYGTVGHPGNTCLFSRKACPKSWGCPCLGSSVKIYVKLHQTSPVLVCMDIDRASKETVDPIYLWIGPNENTLTGSSQINITNIGELVLKDFMESLSGHYSCTLSYKIVKAETQEETSLKKKYDFLVFAYREPDYSYRMAVRFTTKSCVGRYNDLLFRLLKKILDNLISDLLCHVIEPSYKCHSVKIPERDFVYELFVAFQVNPFAPGWKSMCNSSMDCEDVTNHNILKARDRIEEFFRSQAYILHHHFNITVPAMHFVDHSFQVTRIDNCRPGFGKNEGLHSNCASCCVVCSPGTFSPDMDVTCQTCVSAHVYGAKACP
- the Zpbp2 gene encoding zona pellucida-binding protein 2 isoform X2, with the protein product MLAWALLSAVLWSLAGVGSARSSLFSNEGFVYGTVGHPGNTCLFSRKACPKSWGCPCLGSSVKIYVKLHQTSPVLVCMDIDRASKETVDPIYLWIGPNENTLTGSSQINITNIGELVLKDFMESLSGHYSCTLSYKIVKAETQEETSLKKKYDFLVFAYREPDYSYRMAVRFTTKSCVGRYNDLLFRLLKKILDNLISDLLCHVIEPSYKCHSVKIPERDFVYELFVAFQVNPFAPGWKSMCNSSMDCEDVTNHNILKWSVVLERSVPIWMSPVRPVFLPMSTEPKLAHKRQEQRRTHGCLPLKVEAKIRSHRRAS
- the Zpbp2 gene encoding zona pellucida-binding protein 2 isoform X3 produces the protein MLAWALLSAVLWSLAGVGSARSSLFSNEGFVYGTVGHPVKIYVKLHQTSPVLVCMDIDRASKETVDPIYLWIGPNENTLTGSSQINITNIGELVLKDFMESLSGHYSCTLSYKIVKAETQEETSLKKKYDFLVFAYREPDYSYRMAVRFTTKSCVGRYNDLLFRLLKKILDNLISDLLCHVIEPSYKCHSVKIPERDFVYELFVAFQVNPFAPGWKSMCNSSMDCEDVTNHNILKWSVVLERSVPIWMSPVRPVFLPMSTEPKLAHKRQEQRRTHGCLPLKVEAKIRSHRRAS
- the Zpbp2 gene encoding zona pellucida-binding protein 2 isoform X8 → MLAWALLSAVLWSLAGVGSARSSLFSNEGFVYGTVGHPGNTCLFSRKACPKSWGCPCLGSSVKIYVKLHQTSPVLVCMDIDRASKETVDPIYLWIGPNENTLTVNPFAPGWKSMCNSSMDCEDVTNHNILKARDRIEEFFRSQAYILHHHFNITVPAMHFVDHSFQVTRIDNCRPGFGKNEGLHSNCASCCVVCSPGTFSPDMDVTCQTCVSAHVYGAKACP
- the Zpbp2 gene encoding zona pellucida-binding protein 2 isoform X13 → MLAWALLSAVLWSLAGVGSARSSLFSNEGFVYGTVGHPVNPFAPGWKSMCNSSMDCEDVTNHNILKARDRIEEFFRSQAYILHHHFNITVPAMHFVDHSFQVTRIDNCRPGFGKNEGLHSNCASCCVVCSPGTFSPDMDVTCQTCVSAHVYGAKACP
- the Zpbp2 gene encoding zona pellucida-binding protein 2 isoform X10, whose translation is MLAWALLSAVLWSLAGVGSARSSLFSNEGFVYGTVGHPVKIYVKLHQTSPVLVCMDIDRASKETVDPIYLWIGPNENTLTVNPFAPGWKSMCNSSMDCEDVTNHNILKARDRIEEFFRSQAYILHHHFNITVPAMHFVDHSFQVTRIDNCRPGFGKNEGLHSNCASCCVVCSPGTFSPDMDVTCQTCVSAHVYGAKACP
- the Zpbp2 gene encoding zona pellucida-binding protein 2 isoform X12 encodes the protein MLAWALLSAVLWSLAGVGSARSSLFSNEGFVYGTVGHPVKIYVKLHQTSPVLVCMDIDRASKETVDPIYLWIGPNENTLTVNPFAPGWKSMCNSSMDCEDVTNHNILKWSVVLERSVPIWMSPVRPVFLPMSTEPKLAHKRQEQRRTHGCLPLKVEAKIRSHRRAS